From Thalassovita sp.:
GTGGTTGCGTTGCGCGGTGATGAACCCCCGGTGATCATTGAGCTGAAAACGGGGTTTTCCCTGACCTTGCTGCAGCAAGGCGTTGCCCGGCAGCGGGTGACGGATCAGGTCTATCTGGCGGTGCCACGATGGAAGGGGCGGCCCGGCTATAAGGCGTTCAAGGGCAACCTGGGGCTTTGCAAACGGCTGGGGCTTGGCGTGATCAGCATCTCGCCCGAGGGCGCAGTGCAGGTGCATCATGATCCAGCCCCGTTTCAGCCGCGCAAGGTAAAGCGGCGCAAAACCACGCTGATGGCCGAATTTGAACGCCGCGAAGGGGATCCGAACCAAGGCGGCGCCACCCGAGCTGGCCTTGTGACCTCCTACCGGCAAGAGGCGCTGCGTTGCGCCGCCTATCTGGCCGAACACGGCCCGACCAAAGGCGCGCTGGTTGCCAAAGGCGCCGAGGTGACCCGCGCCACCCGGATCATGGCCGACAATCACTACGGCTGGTTCGAACGGGTGGAAAAAGGCATCTATGCGCTGACGGATGTGGGGCGAAAGGCTGTCGCTTGATGCCGGGTTGTGTTGCAGGTAATTGATCATACTAAGAGCGAACCTCTGGAGGGTCAACATGCTCGATTTCCTGTTAAATCTATTCCTAAAGATCTTTCCGCATAGCTACGCAGACCCGGAGGATTGTGATCATAACTGGATCGTTATGGCCTGTGTAACTTCGGACGTGTCCATTGACGTGGTTTGCTACAGCTGTGGATTACTGGGCAATGTGCCGGATCCGACCGAGGACGAGTGGATGGCCAATGCTGATGCGATGGAAAACAGCTACCCATGGCATGAGGCAGACCGAATTGTGACGTATGGCAAGGTCTGGCGGCCCTGATCAATCTTCCCTGAACAGATCGGGAGTATTGTTGCAGCGAGGCACCATTTGGGTGCCCCCCTCCTGCTGGGCGTAGTCCCGCAGGACTGCGCCGCATTCTGGGGCGTGTTGATCTAAAAGGCAGGACCATTTTTGGGCCAGCTGCAGGTCCTTTTCGCCCCAGGCTTCGGTTTCTTCGGCTATGGTTTTTAGATCATGCCCGTCACACCACATGCCTAGAACATTGGCCACCTTCTGCGCGCCGTCCAATGTCATTGGACCAACCAACAGGTAGTAGACGTCATGAGGGCCGTGGCAGCTCGGTAATGCAGCTTGGCAGCGTTCTGCGATAATTGGGAATTGGATTCTGCACCATTGCTCTATCCCTGACAGCACAGTGGAATGTTGCTCAACAAGTGCCCTTCTCTGACGCTGAAAGACTCCACTTGTGTCAGAATTGAGAGATGATAACCCCGGATATGAGCTGCGCGGTGTGGCTAGATTTCGCGGGTCGTGTCGATAGGCAGCACAATACAGAATCCAAGACAGAAAACTTAGGTTCGAAAGGTCCTTCGGCGCGATTTCCCAAAGCCATGGCAATGCTGCGTAGGTCACCGGATACAAGCTTTCTTGGTGGTGAAGCTTCTCCCAATAGAGCGCATCAGCCAGCGGTTGGTCCCACTGTCGGGCCAATTTTGCTAAAGCTCCCGGTACATCCTGCACCCCGTAAGGACCATAGAGTAGCGACCAGGCAGGATGATCTAAGGCAAGCTTCATGGCGTGAATCTCTCGTGAGGGATGGAGGTGATGTTTCAGCTTAGAGTAAGCGGCTAGATGCTAGGCGGCAATGAGATCTCGGCGCACTTGTCGCCTTGCAACAAGTGGATACTTTGCAGGTAGATGGCGAATAAACCGCTCGGCCACTGGCCGCGTTGATTATGTCGAACGGATGCGGTGCTTTGATATGTGAGCGCTGGGCTGTCAAAAATATCCCCTCACAAACTGTTGACTCCCCTTGGACCCATTCCTAACTATGCCTCCGTTAGCACTCGACACTGGTGAGTGCTAACGGTCCTGCTTCATGAGAA
This genomic window contains:
- a CDS encoding DUF2161 domain-containing phosphodiesterase, with translation MSKPSETDLYPPVKAFFEALGYEVKAEIGAADVVALRGDEPPVIIELKTGFSLTLLQQGVARQRVTDQVYLAVPRWKGRPGYKAFKGNLGLCKRLGLGVISISPEGAVQVHHDPAPFQPRKVKRRKTTLMAEFERREGDPNQGGATRAGLVTSYRQEALRCAAYLAEHGPTKGALVAKGAEVTRATRIMADNHYGWFERVEKGIYALTDVGRKAVA